The Cervus canadensis isolate Bull #8, Minnesota chromosome 5, ASM1932006v1, whole genome shotgun sequence genome contains the following window.
CCTGAGAACCAGAGTCATGTGTCCGAGTTCCTCCTCCTGGGGTTCCCTATCCAGCCAGAGCAGCAGGGCATGTTCTTCGCCCTGTTCCTGGGCATGTACCTGACCACGGTGCTGGGCAACCTGCTCATCATCCTGCTCATCAGGCTGGACCCtcgcctccacacccccatgtacttcttcctcagccaCTTGGCCCTCACTGATGTCTCCTTTTCATCTGTCACTGTCCCTAAGATGCTGATAAACATGCAAACCCAGGATCAATCCATCCCCTATGCAGGGTGCATAACACAGAtgtattttttcctactttttggcTGCATCGATAACCTTCTTCTTGTAGTGATGGCTTATGACAGGTACGTGGCCATCTGTCACCCTCTCCACTATGCCACCATCATGAGCAGGGGGCTGTGTGTGTTTCTGCTGGCTGGATCCTGGCTCCTCTCTTGTGTCAGTGCCCTGTCCCACACCATCCTCCTGGCTCAGCTGTCCTTCTGTGCAGAGAACATCATCCCACATTTCTTCTGTGACCCTGCTGCCCTGCTCAAGCTCTCCTGCTCAGACACCTCTCTCAATGAGCTGCTTATATTCACTGCAGGGACTGCAGTTGTCATTCTCCCACTGAGTGGCATCCTGGTCTCTTATGGCCTCATTGGGGTCTCCATCCTGAGGGTCCCTTCTACCAAGGGGGTCTGCAAAGCCCTGTCCACCTGTGGCTCCCACCTCTTTGTGGTGTCTCTATTCTATGGAACCATTATGGCACTGTACTTTTCCACCTCATCAGGCAAGTCCAAGGACAAAGACATGATTGCCTCACTGATGTACACAGTGGTgacccccatgctgaaccccttcatctacagccTAAGGAACAGAGACATGAAATTGGCTCTGGGAATTCTTTTCAGAAGCAATAACCTTTTCATCCAGTGAGACTCACCTAACCATGTTCTTATTTCACCCACTGACGTTGTCAGATATACCCTCTTGAAAAGTTGCGTGTTTACCATCCATGTCTCTAGCATCTTACCAACTGTCCTTAAGTGGTCACAATGTTATTGGATGAATTCCTTTCACTTTAGTCATATCTACTGCCCATTTATTCTTCCATAATCCTCAATATGGGATTGCCCACAACACACATGCAATTTGTGGTCTTCAAAGCCCCCAACTCCTTATTAGTCAAATATGTGACTTATTTGAATATGCTGCACTATTGTTTTATCTTCCTGAAGAGAGAAAGACTTAAGATAACAACACACACCAACCATCACTCTCAAAAGGAAAACATTATGCTGACATTTTATACTTCTGTTTTAATGATGAAAGCAGGTTTGTTTTAGGCTAAGATTAGAGGCATGAAACACAATTCTATTTTGGACCAAGCTATACATTTTCGTATCCTGAGTTTCTTATCTTGAGGTGGTAGATGGTCAGgattttcaaatatgttataGCACTTTACTTT
Protein-coding sequences here:
- the LOC122442120 gene encoding olfactory receptor 1J4-like isoform X2, whose product is MRPENQSHVSEFLLLGFPIQPEQQGMFFALFLGMYLTTVLGNLLIILLIRLDPRLHTPMYFFLSHLALTDVSFSSVTVPKMLINMQTQDQSIPYAGCITQMYFFLLFGCIDNLLLVVMAYDRYVAICHPLHYATIMSRGLCVFLLAGSWLLSCVSALSHTILLAQLSFCAENIIPHFFCDPAALLKLSCSDTSLNELLIFTAGTAVVILPLSGILVSYGLIGVSILRVPSTKGVCKALSTCGSHLFVVSLFYGTIMALYFSTSSGKSKDKDMIASLMYTVVTPMLNPFIYSLRNRDMKLALGILFRSNNLFIQ